The following coding sequences lie in one Candidatus Nezhaarchaeota archaeon genomic window:
- a CDS encoding helix-turn-helix domain-containing protein: protein MSRPDLFDEVAKHLPSEQRRELVKRLFEINEYSITKTARQANISRAQLYRYLGLSERQNIPSDSVTARILKALYLKQPSETAHLLQQTANKFLELIGSLKTHQTKTTSK from the coding sequence TTGTCACGGCCTGACCTTTTCGATGAAGTAGCCAAACACCTACCTAGTGAACAAAGAAGAGAACTTGTTAAGAGGCTCTTCGAGATAAATGAATATTCAATAACGAAGACAGCCAGACAAGCAAACATCAGCCGAGCGCAACTATATCGATATTTAGGATTAAGTGAAAGACAGAACATTCCCTCAGACAGCGTAACTGCCAGAATCTTAAAAGCCCTTTATTTAAAACAACCAAGCGAAACTGCACACTTACTACAACAGACAGCTAACAAGTTCCTTGAGTTAATAGGGTCATTAAAAACCCACCAAACAAAGACCACATCTAAGTAG
- a CDS encoding tRNA(Ile)(2)-agmatinylcytidine synthase — protein sequence MSENVEVHLGIDDTDSVKGGCTTYIASIISQRLAELGAIFIDYPCLVRLNPNIPWKTRGNGAVALRFKLPQCYLEKVLDEALRILKGLSALSDAATNPALVVTKGPPPLELRKLAKKALSSVIEVEEALRVANNLAAEVHYLKQPRGVVGALSAIGEVLEGDHTYELIAYRAPEFRGLPRRVDEDSVLKMDLATRPYTFNNIDLERKRVLITPRGPDPVLYGIRGESPEIVKQAQRLLRVNEVIERWTLFRTNQGTDAHIRTSTTKALPYEAVAIRGVVVSKPVVIRGGHVVFKLRDLLGTIDCAAYEPTGDFKKVVKCLLPGDEVIAYGGIKPPRQGHPKTLNLEKILIVKLTPLRIQVNPYCQACGATLKSLGKSKGYRCKKCGKKYLNLRKRETSKPRVLAETLYIPPPRAHRHLTKPYSRYGQEKAKPSFRPPLSPSDFLWINSNIN from the coding sequence TTGAGCGAAAATGTTGAAGTTCATCTAGGCATCGACGATACCGATTCTGTGAAGGGAGGGTGTACAACATACATAGCTAGCATCATCTCTCAACGGCTAGCTGAACTAGGGGCCATATTTATAGATTATCCATGCCTTGTAAGGCTAAATCCAAACATCCCGTGGAAGACTAGAGGCAATGGTGCAGTAGCACTAAGATTCAAGCTCCCCCAATGCTACCTAGAAAAGGTGTTAGATGAGGCCTTAAGAATACTGAAAGGGTTAAGTGCATTAAGTGACGCGGCAACTAATCCTGCGTTAGTAGTTACTAAAGGGCCACCCCCCCTGGAACTAAGAAAGCTTGCTAAGAAGGCCTTAAGCTCAGTCATCGAAGTCGAAGAGGCCTTGAGAGTAGCCAACAACCTGGCCGCTGAAGTACATTATTTAAAGCAACCTAGGGGGGTCGTAGGGGCCCTTTCAGCCATAGGAGAAGTGCTTGAAGGAGATCACACCTACGAGCTTATAGCTTACCGGGCTCCAGAGTTCCGTGGTCTCCCTAGAAGGGTCGACGAAGACTCCGTACTTAAAATGGACTTAGCCACCAGACCCTATACCTTTAACAATATAGACCTAGAAAGAAAAAGAGTGTTAATCACTCCAAGAGGACCAGACCCAGTGCTCTATGGAATAAGAGGCGAGAGCCCAGAAATAGTTAAGCAAGCACAGCGTCTTCTAAGGGTTAACGAGGTCATTGAACGATGGACGCTCTTTAGAACAAACCAGGGGACTGATGCGCATATAAGGACGTCCACGACAAAGGCTCTTCCTTATGAGGCAGTTGCAATTAGAGGAGTAGTGGTGTCTAAGCCAGTAGTCATTAGGGGGGGCCACGTGGTTTTCAAGCTGCGCGACCTACTAGGCACAATAGACTGCGCTGCATACGAGCCTACAGGTGATTTTAAGAAAGTCGTGAAGTGCCTACTACCGGGCGATGAAGTAATAGCCTACGGAGGCATTAAACCGCCAAGACAGGGGCACCCTAAAACGCTAAATCTCGAGAAAATTCTAATAGTTAAACTAACCCCACTAAGAATTCAAGTAAACCCCTACTGCCAAGCCTGCGGTGCCACTCTTAAATCCCTAGGCAAGTCTAAAGGTTACCGCTGTAAGAAGTGTGGCAAAAAATACCTAAACCTTAGAAAGCGAGAAACATCCAAGCCTAGGGTGCTTGCTGAAACCCTGTACATACCACCCCCTCGAGCTCACCGCCACCTAACTAAGCCGTATTCGAGATACGGCCAAGAGAAAGCGAAGCCAAGCTTTAGGCCCCCCCTCAGCCCTTCAGACTTCCTGTGGATTAATTCAAATATCAACTAA